From Alienimonas californiensis, a single genomic window includes:
- a CDS encoding YebC/PmpR family DNA-binding transcriptional regulator: MAGHSHWANIQRSKGAVDKKRGKLFGKLSRLIIVAARSGGADPDMNLRLRYAIDKAKAVSMPKDNIERAVKKGAGELGTGESFDEVVYEGYAPGGVAVLCEILTDNRNRTAGEIRKAFDRFGGSLGTTGCVAYLFDQKGVFTIPASATDEETLFEVALEAGAEDVKREGSGEEAVFEVLCPPADFDAVAAALSEAGIEPDNAEVTRVPQNYIDLDADTAGQVLRLMEELEDHDDVQSVSANFNLPDGYEVG, translated from the coding sequence ATGGCCGGCCACTCCCACTGGGCGAATATCCAACGATCCAAGGGGGCCGTGGATAAGAAGCGGGGCAAGCTGTTCGGCAAGTTGAGCCGGCTGATCATCGTCGCCGCCCGCAGCGGCGGGGCGGACCCGGACATGAACCTCCGGCTGCGGTACGCGATCGACAAGGCGAAGGCCGTGTCGATGCCCAAGGACAACATCGAGCGGGCCGTCAAGAAGGGCGCCGGGGAACTCGGCACCGGCGAGAGCTTCGACGAGGTAGTCTACGAGGGCTACGCCCCCGGCGGCGTCGCGGTGCTGTGCGAGATCCTCACGGACAACCGCAACCGGACCGCAGGCGAGATCCGCAAGGCCTTCGACCGCTTCGGCGGCAGCCTCGGCACGACCGGCTGCGTGGCTTACCTGTTCGATCAGAAGGGGGTGTTCACGATCCCCGCCTCGGCGACGGACGAGGAGACGCTGTTCGAAGTCGCCCTCGAAGCCGGCGCCGAGGACGTGAAGCGCGAGGGCAGCGGCGAGGAGGCGGTGTTCGAGGTCCTCTGCCCGCCGGCCGACTTCGACGCCGTCGCCGCCGCCCTGAGCGAAGCCGGCATCGAGCCGGACAACGCGGAAGTAACTCGCGTGCCGCAGAACTACATCGACCTCGACGCCGACACCGCCGGCCAGGTGCTGCGGTTGATGGAGGAATTGGAGGACCACGACGACGTCCAATCTGTCTCCGCGAACTTCAACCTGCCCGACGGCTACGAAGTCGGGTGA